The following proteins come from a genomic window of Megalobrama amblycephala isolate DHTTF-2021 linkage group LG1, ASM1881202v1, whole genome shotgun sequence:
- the LOC125244772 gene encoding gastrula zinc finger protein XlCGF8.2DB-like isoform X1 — protein MAFIKEETEDMKIDFIKEETEEIMIKDETEDLKIEETFRVKHEDIEEQTDLMTLKEASHELNEREEEKEHYNEHQDFMTGERSTQAKKSSLQKRAQKTGSKSYFTCQQCGKSFDQHRNLQVHMRIHTGEKPFTCQQCGQRFRHKDNLKIHMRIHTGEKPFTCQQCGKSFRHKGNLITHMRIHNQEKAYTCQQCGKSFRHKVSLGVHMRVHTGEKPYTCKQCGQSFSQKGSLIGHIRIHSGEKPYTCQQCGKSFSHKGSLIAHMRVHTREKPYTCQQCGKNFSEKGSLTVHMITHTGEKPYT, from the exons atggcgtttattaaagaggagactgaagacatgaagattgattTTATTAAAGAAGAGACTGAAGAAATTATGATTAAAGATGAGACTGAAGActtgaagattgaagaaacattcagagtgaaacatgaagatattgaggaacaaacag ACCTAATGACACTGAAAGAGGCGAGTCATGAACTTAATGAAagggaagaagagaaagaacatTATAATGAACATCAGGATTTCATGACTGGAGAAAGATCGACACAGGCTAAAAAGTCTTCCTTacaaaaaagagctcaaaagacagGAAGTAAAAGttatttcacctgccaacagtgtggaaagagttttgatCAACATAGAAACCTtcaagtccacatgagaattcacactggagagaaacctttcacctgccagcAATGTGGACAGCGTTTCAGACATAAAGATAACCTTaaaatccacatgagaattcacactggagagaaaccattcacctgccaacagtgtggaaagagtttcagacataAAGGGAACCTTATaacccacatgagaattcacaatCAAGAGAAggcttacacctgccaacagtgtggaaagagtttcagacataAAGTAAGCCTTGGagtccacatgagagttcacactggagaaaagccttacacctgcaaacaatgtggacagagtttcagtcaaaaaggaagCCTTATAGGCCATATCAGAATTCAttctggagaaaagccttacacctgccaacagtgtggaaagagtttcagtcataaaggaagccttatagcccacatgagagttcacactagagaaaagccttacacatgccaacagtgtggaaagaattTCAGTGAGAAAGGAAGTCTTACAGTCCACATGataactcacactggagagaaaccttacacctga
- the LOC125244772 gene encoding gastrula zinc finger protein XlCGF8.2DB-like isoform X2 produces MTLKEASHELNEREEEKEHYNEHQDFMTGERSTQAKKSSLQKRAQKTGSKSYFTCQQCGKSFDQHRNLQVHMRIHTGEKPFTCQQCGQRFRHKDNLKIHMRIHTGEKPFTCQQCGKSFRHKGNLITHMRIHNQEKAYTCQQCGKSFRHKVSLGVHMRVHTGEKPYTCKQCGQSFSQKGSLIGHIRIHSGEKPYTCQQCGKSFSHKGSLIAHMRVHTREKPYTCQQCGKNFSEKGSLTVHMITHTGEKPYT; encoded by the coding sequence ATGACACTGAAAGAGGCGAGTCATGAACTTAATGAAagggaagaagagaaagaacatTATAATGAACATCAGGATTTCATGACTGGAGAAAGATCGACACAGGCTAAAAAGTCTTCCTTacaaaaaagagctcaaaagacagGAAGTAAAAGttatttcacctgccaacagtgtggaaagagttttgatCAACATAGAAACCTtcaagtccacatgagaattcacactggagagaaacctttcacctgccagcAATGTGGACAGCGTTTCAGACATAAAGATAACCTTaaaatccacatgagaattcacactggagagaaaccattcacctgccaacagtgtggaaagagtttcagacataAAGGGAACCTTATaacccacatgagaattcacaatCAAGAGAAggcttacacctgccaacagtgtggaaagagtttcagacataAAGTAAGCCTTGGagtccacatgagagttcacactggagaaaagccttacacctgcaaacaatgtggacagagtttcagtcaaaaaggaagCCTTATAGGCCATATCAGAATTCAttctggagaaaagccttacacctgccaacagtgtggaaagagtttcagtcataaaggaagccttatagcccacatgagagttcacactagagaaaagccttacacatgccaacagtgtggaaagaattTCAGTGAGAAAGGAAGTCTTACAGTCCACATGataactcacactggagagaaaccttacacctga